From one Novosphingobium sp. genomic stretch:
- a CDS encoding MFS transporter: MIEAEAAPQPRKLGFLLAFALAYAGGVLSYMPLLGFLLPERIEAMAHQGRIEALSTVLVAGAVVASLSNIVAGWLSDRSFAAGRSRRGWIGIGLVATALAYGWVWRAHGATELLLAVCAVQAAINVVLAPLLAMLADEVPDAQKGLASGLTTVAQPLSMGLSAALVALEQRSEALAYLALTLLIVGMVLPLLATRARLLPPAPEADRAARQPLQQQIWLWIARFLPQTAMNVLSYYLIYYFEDVSHGMPASALVEQVSILSAIATTLAVPLAVWAGHWARQQARRRLLAQISVLASAAGLLVMRLTDGWQGAALGYGLFAVGTHVFLALHAALLVQALPSPRHRGRDMGLQNLANTVPSLVGPALAVSLASGGHFGLLLSVLAPMVTLSALSLGLAKV, encoded by the coding sequence GAGGCCGAGGCAGCGCCCCAACCCCGCAAGCTGGGCTTCCTGCTGGCCTTTGCTCTGGCCTATGCCGGGGGTGTGCTCAGCTATATGCCGCTGCTCGGCTTCCTGCTGCCCGAGCGGATCGAGGCCATGGCGCATCAGGGACGGATCGAGGCGCTCTCCACCGTGCTGGTGGCGGGCGCGGTGGTGGCCAGCCTGTCGAACATCGTGGCCGGCTGGCTGAGCGACCGCAGCTTTGCCGCCGGGCGCAGCCGGCGCGGCTGGATCGGCATCGGGCTGGTGGCCACGGCGCTGGCTTATGGCTGGGTGTGGCGCGCGCATGGCGCGACCGAGCTGCTGCTGGCGGTCTGCGCGGTGCAGGCGGCGATCAATGTGGTGCTGGCCCCGCTGCTGGCGATGCTGGCCGATGAGGTGCCCGATGCGCAAAAGGGCCTCGCCAGTGGGCTGACCACCGTGGCCCAGCCGCTCTCGATGGGGCTGAGCGCGGCGCTGGTGGCGCTCGAACAGCGCAGCGAGGCGCTAGCCTATCTGGCGCTGACGCTGCTGATCGTGGGCATGGTGCTGCCGCTGCTGGCGACACGGGCGCGGCTGCTGCCCCCGGCGCCGGAAGCCGACCGTGCCGCGCGGCAACCGCTGCAGCAGCAGATCTGGCTGTGGATCGCGCGCTTTCTGCCGCAGACGGCGATGAACGTCCTCTCCTACTACCTCATCTATTATTTCGAGGATGTGAGCCACGGCATGCCTGCCTCCGCGCTGGTGGAGCAGGTCAGCATTCTGAGCGCCATCGCCACCACGCTGGCCGTGCCGCTGGCGGTGTGGGCGGGGCACTGGGCGCGCCAGCAGGCACGCCGCCGCCTGCTGGCGCAAATCTCGGTGCTGGCCTCCGCGGCCGGTCTGCTGGTGATGCGGCTGACGGATGGCTGGCAGGGTGCGGCGCTGGGCTATGGCCTGTTCGCGGTGGGCACCCATGTGTTTCTGGCGCTGCATGCCGCGCTGCTGGTGCAGGCCCTGCCCTCGCCGCGCCATCGCGGGCGCGACATGGGGCTGCAGAATCTGGCCAACACCGTGCCCTCGCTGGTCGGCCCGGCGCTGGCGGTGTCTCTGGCGAGCGGGGGGCATTTCGGCCTGCTGCTCAGCGTGCTGGCGCCGATGGTGACG